A single window of Gossypium hirsutum isolate 1008001.06 chromosome A10, Gossypium_hirsutum_v2.1, whole genome shotgun sequence DNA harbors:
- the LOC107914321 gene encoding histone-lysine N-methyltransferase CLF isoform X1: MTAKPSRSASADRSEPPKDSSMTQIEGKSLSVKEILSVIDSLKKQVAADRSLSVKKRLEENKQKLVGITSHLYKLSKERRSSWIIDTDSASDLLTKRQKDALGMQNGIDASNGDKDGYSYQEPSTAVLMGSSIPVKNAVRPIKLTEVKKLPPYTTWIFLDRNQRMTEDQSVVGRRRIYYDQNGGEALICSDSEEELIEEDEEKKDFVESEDFILRMTIKEVGLSDPVLESLAQCLSRSPADVKARYETLMKEEDTGASKNRDTEEQNWNSFLDKDLEAALDSFDNLFCRRCLVFDCRLHGCSQDLIFPADKQTPWNRTDDENAPCGLHCYRLVLKSERNDTVRSPMNPEDKSNSSSDGIAAQISSSKKSAGPSTRRKAKSSQSESASSNAKNLSESSDSEIRPRHEDSSPIPQLSPSKNKIAGKSGILKRNSKRVAERVLICMRKRQKKMEASESESLVSGGVSPADMRLRSNPRKENEDATSSSQKDVKSSNTGRSRRKDWPLNGVQGEIPYSETVNDLAQTSSNGCLRNEEFVDENLCKQELSDDKSWKAIEKGLFDKGLEIFGRNRQQSGLMVQELLYIVCGSPSLCNCLIARNLLNGLKTCWEVFLYMTCSDNKLACHAADGVLSLLEGCSKFDLNGAVGNNEVRRRSRFLRRRGRVRRLKYTWKSAAYHSIRKRITERKDQPCRQYNPCSCQTACGKQCSCLLNGTCCEKYCGCPKSCKNRFRGCHCAKSQCRSRQCPCFAADRECDPDVCRNCWVSCGDGTGSLGVPPQRGDNYECRNMKLLLKQQQRVLLGRSDVSGWGAFLKNNVGKHEYLGEYTGELISHREADKRGKIYDRENSSFLFNLNDQFVLDAYRKGDKLKFANHSPEPNCYAKVIMVAGDHRVGIFAKERINAGEELFYDYRYEPDRAPAWARKPEASGSKKEDGAPSSGRAKKLA, translated from the exons ATGACAGCGAAACCTTCGCGTTCTGCTTCGGCGGATAGATCGGAACCTCCTAAGGATTCCTCG ATGACACAAATTGAAGGAAAATCCCTGTCTGTTAAGGAGATTTTATCAGTAATTGATTCGTTAAAGAAACAAGTTGCTGCAGATCGATCTCTTTCTGTAAAG AAAAGGTTGGAAGAAAACAAGCAAAAATTAGTTGGTATAACAAGCCATCTTTATAAATTGTCAAAGGAACGGAGAAGCAGTTGGATTATTGACACTGATAGTGCTTCTGATCTATTGACAAAGAGGCAAAAAGATGCACTTGGTATGCAAAATGGCATTGATGCAAGTAATGGGGATAAGGATGGTTATAGCTATCAAGAACCGTCTACAGCAGTTCTTATGGGATCTAGTATTCCAGTTAAGAATGCTGTTCGCCCTATTAAGCTTACTGAAGTAAAAAAGCTGCCACCTTATACAACATGGATATTTCTAGACAG AAATCAAAGAATGACAGAGGATCAATCAGTGGTGGGTAGAAGGAGAATATACTATGATCAGAATGGTGGTGAAGCACTTATCTGCAGCGACAGTGAGGAGGAACTAATtgaggaagatgaagaaaagaaagattttgTTGAATCTGAAGACTTTATTCTCCG AATGACTATCAAGGAAGTTGGTTTGTCTGATCCGGTGCTGGAATCACTAGCACAGTGTTTGTCTAGAAGTCCAGCTGATGTCAAG GCAAGATACGAAACTCTTATGAAGGAGGAGGACACTGGGGCCTCTAAGAATAGGGATACTGAAGAACAAAATTGGAATTCCTTTCTTGATAAGGATCTTGAAGCAGCTCTTGATTCTTTTGACAATTTATTTTGTAGACGGTGCCTT GTCTTTGATTGCAGATTACATGGATGTTCTCAGGACCTAATATTTCCT GCTGATAAACAAACTCCATGGAATCGTACAGATGATGAGAATGCACCATGTGGTCTGCATTGCTATCGTTTG GTACTTAAGTCAGAAAGAAATGACACAGTTAGGTCTCCAATGAATCCTGAAGACAAGTCAAATTCTTCATCTGATGGTATTGCGGCACAGATATCATCTAGTAAGAAATCTGCTGGTCCATCTACTAGGAGGAAGGCAAAGTCAAGCCAAAGTGAAAGTGCTTCATCCAATGCTAAAAATCTTTCAGAAAGTAGTGACTCGGAGATAAGACCCAGGCATGAGGATTCCTCACCTATTCCTCAGTTATCACCTTCTAAGAATAAAATTGCTGGAAAATCTGGCATTCTCAAGAGAAATAGCAAGCGAGTAGCTGAACGAGTTTTAATTTGCATGCGCAAGAGGCAGAAGAAGATGGAAGCTTCTGAATCTGAATCTCTTGTGAGTGGAGGTGTTTCGCCTGCAGATATGAGACTCAGGTCTAATCCacgaaaagaaaatgaagatgcTACGTCTTCTTCGCAAAAGGATGTGAAATCCTCAAATACAGGAAGGTCTAGGAGGAAAGATTGGCCATTAAATGGAGTGCAAGGAGAAATACCCTATAGTGAGACCGTTAATGATCTGGCTCAGACTAGTAGCAATGGTTGCCTGAGAAATGAAGAGTTTGTGGACGAAAATTTATGTAAACAAGAACTAAGTGATGATAAATCTTGGAAAGCTATTGAAAAAGGTCTTTTTGATAAAGGTCTGGAGATTTTTGGTAGGAACAG ACAACAATCAGGACTCATGGTCCAAGAGTTACTTTATATAGTTTGTGGATCGCCCTCTCTTTGCAA CTGTTTGATTGCCAGAAATCTTTTAAACGGATTGAAGACATGTTGGGAAGTTTTCCTATACATGACCTGCTCTGACAATAAGCTGGCTTGCCATGCAGCTGATGGTGTTTTATCTCTTCTTGAAGGGTGTTCCAAATTTGACCTTAATGGAGCTGTG GGAAATAATGAAGTAAGACGGAGATCAAGATTCTTACGTAGAAGAGGTAGAGTCCGTCGTTTGAAATATACCTGGAAATCAGCTGCATATCACTCAATCAGGAAAAGGATTACTGAGAGGAAAGATCAGCCATGCCGGCAGTATAATCCGTGCAGCTGTCAAACTGCTTGCGGAAAGCAATGTTCTTGCCTTTTAAATGGAACATGCTGTGAAAAATACTGCGG ATGTCCTAAGAGTTGCAAGAATCGATTTAGAGGTTGTCATTGTGCTAAAAGTCAATGCCGAAGTCGTCAGTGTCCATGCTTTGCTGCAGACAGGGAATGTGATCCAGATGTTTGTAGAAATTGTTGGGTCAG TTGTGGTGATGGCACTGGTAGTCTTGGGGTTCCTCCACAAAGAGGTGACAATTATGAATGCAGAAATATGAAGCTTCTTCTGAAACAGCAACAAAGG GTCTTGCTTGGAAGATCAGATGTTTCTGGATGGGGAGCTTTTTTGAAG AATAATGTTGGCAAGCATGAATACCTTGGTGAGTACACTGGAGAGCTGATCTCCCATAGGGAAGCAGATAAGCGTGGAAAGATATATGACCGTGAAAATTCATCATTTCTATTCAATCTGAATGATCAG TTTGTTCTTGATGCATACCGAAAAGGTGACAAATTGAAGTTCGCCAACCATTCTCCTGAGCCTAATTGCTATGCCAAG GTCATTATGGTTGCAGGGGATCACCGTGTGGGTATATTTGCCAAAGAACGAATCAATGCAGGAGAGGAACTATTCTATGACTACCGTTACGAGCCAGACAGAGCTCCTGCCTGGGCTAGAAAACCCGAGGCATCTGGGTCCAAAAAAGAGGATGGTGCTCCTTCGAGCGGACGAGCTAAGAAACTTGCTTAA
- the LOC107914321 gene encoding histone-lysine N-methyltransferase CLF isoform X2 has translation MTAKPSRSASADRSEPPKDSSMTQIEGKSLSVKEILSVIDSLKKQVAADRSLSVKKRLEENKQKLVGITSHLYKLSKERRSSWIIDTDSASDLLTKRQKDALGMQNGIDASNGDKDGYSYQEPSTAVLMGSSIPVKNAVRPIKLTEVKKLPPYTTWIFLDRNQRMTEDQSVVGRRRIYYDQNGGEALICSDSEEELIEEDEEKKDFVESEDFILRMTIKEVGLSDPVLESLAQCLSRSPADVKARYETLMKEEDTGASKNRDTEEQNWNSFLDKDLEAALDSFDNLFCRRCLVFDCRLHGCSQDLIFPADKQTPWNRTDDENAPCGLHCYRLVLKSERNDTVRSPMNPEDKSNSSSDGIAAQISSSKKSAGPSTRRKAKSSQSESASSNAKNLSESSDSEIRPRHEDSSPIPQLSPSKNKIAGKSGILKRNSKRVAERVLICMRKRQKKMEASESESLVSGGVSPADMRLRSNPRKENEDATSSSQKDVKSSNTGRSRRKDWPLNGVQGEIPYSETVNDLAQTSSNGCLRNEEFVDENLCKQELSDDKSWKAIEKGLFDKGLEIFGRNSCLIARNLLNGLKTCWEVFLYMTCSDNKLACHAADGVLSLLEGCSKFDLNGAVGNNEVRRRSRFLRRRGRVRRLKYTWKSAAYHSIRKRITERKDQPCRQYNPCSCQTACGKQCSCLLNGTCCEKYCGCPKSCKNRFRGCHCAKSQCRSRQCPCFAADRECDPDVCRNCWVSCGDGTGSLGVPPQRGDNYECRNMKLLLKQQQRVLLGRSDVSGWGAFLKNNVGKHEYLGEYTGELISHREADKRGKIYDRENSSFLFNLNDQFVLDAYRKGDKLKFANHSPEPNCYAKVIMVAGDHRVGIFAKERINAGEELFYDYRYEPDRAPAWARKPEASGSKKEDGAPSSGRAKKLA, from the exons ATGACAGCGAAACCTTCGCGTTCTGCTTCGGCGGATAGATCGGAACCTCCTAAGGATTCCTCG ATGACACAAATTGAAGGAAAATCCCTGTCTGTTAAGGAGATTTTATCAGTAATTGATTCGTTAAAGAAACAAGTTGCTGCAGATCGATCTCTTTCTGTAAAG AAAAGGTTGGAAGAAAACAAGCAAAAATTAGTTGGTATAACAAGCCATCTTTATAAATTGTCAAAGGAACGGAGAAGCAGTTGGATTATTGACACTGATAGTGCTTCTGATCTATTGACAAAGAGGCAAAAAGATGCACTTGGTATGCAAAATGGCATTGATGCAAGTAATGGGGATAAGGATGGTTATAGCTATCAAGAACCGTCTACAGCAGTTCTTATGGGATCTAGTATTCCAGTTAAGAATGCTGTTCGCCCTATTAAGCTTACTGAAGTAAAAAAGCTGCCACCTTATACAACATGGATATTTCTAGACAG AAATCAAAGAATGACAGAGGATCAATCAGTGGTGGGTAGAAGGAGAATATACTATGATCAGAATGGTGGTGAAGCACTTATCTGCAGCGACAGTGAGGAGGAACTAATtgaggaagatgaagaaaagaaagattttgTTGAATCTGAAGACTTTATTCTCCG AATGACTATCAAGGAAGTTGGTTTGTCTGATCCGGTGCTGGAATCACTAGCACAGTGTTTGTCTAGAAGTCCAGCTGATGTCAAG GCAAGATACGAAACTCTTATGAAGGAGGAGGACACTGGGGCCTCTAAGAATAGGGATACTGAAGAACAAAATTGGAATTCCTTTCTTGATAAGGATCTTGAAGCAGCTCTTGATTCTTTTGACAATTTATTTTGTAGACGGTGCCTT GTCTTTGATTGCAGATTACATGGATGTTCTCAGGACCTAATATTTCCT GCTGATAAACAAACTCCATGGAATCGTACAGATGATGAGAATGCACCATGTGGTCTGCATTGCTATCGTTTG GTACTTAAGTCAGAAAGAAATGACACAGTTAGGTCTCCAATGAATCCTGAAGACAAGTCAAATTCTTCATCTGATGGTATTGCGGCACAGATATCATCTAGTAAGAAATCTGCTGGTCCATCTACTAGGAGGAAGGCAAAGTCAAGCCAAAGTGAAAGTGCTTCATCCAATGCTAAAAATCTTTCAGAAAGTAGTGACTCGGAGATAAGACCCAGGCATGAGGATTCCTCACCTATTCCTCAGTTATCACCTTCTAAGAATAAAATTGCTGGAAAATCTGGCATTCTCAAGAGAAATAGCAAGCGAGTAGCTGAACGAGTTTTAATTTGCATGCGCAAGAGGCAGAAGAAGATGGAAGCTTCTGAATCTGAATCTCTTGTGAGTGGAGGTGTTTCGCCTGCAGATATGAGACTCAGGTCTAATCCacgaaaagaaaatgaagatgcTACGTCTTCTTCGCAAAAGGATGTGAAATCCTCAAATACAGGAAGGTCTAGGAGGAAAGATTGGCCATTAAATGGAGTGCAAGGAGAAATACCCTATAGTGAGACCGTTAATGATCTGGCTCAGACTAGTAGCAATGGTTGCCTGAGAAATGAAGAGTTTGTGGACGAAAATTTATGTAAACAAGAACTAAGTGATGATAAATCTTGGAAAGCTATTGAAAAAGGTCTTTTTGATAAAGGTCTGGAGATTTTTGGTAGGAACAG CTGTTTGATTGCCAGAAATCTTTTAAACGGATTGAAGACATGTTGGGAAGTTTTCCTATACATGACCTGCTCTGACAATAAGCTGGCTTGCCATGCAGCTGATGGTGTTTTATCTCTTCTTGAAGGGTGTTCCAAATTTGACCTTAATGGAGCTGTG GGAAATAATGAAGTAAGACGGAGATCAAGATTCTTACGTAGAAGAGGTAGAGTCCGTCGTTTGAAATATACCTGGAAATCAGCTGCATATCACTCAATCAGGAAAAGGATTACTGAGAGGAAAGATCAGCCATGCCGGCAGTATAATCCGTGCAGCTGTCAAACTGCTTGCGGAAAGCAATGTTCTTGCCTTTTAAATGGAACATGCTGTGAAAAATACTGCGG ATGTCCTAAGAGTTGCAAGAATCGATTTAGAGGTTGTCATTGTGCTAAAAGTCAATGCCGAAGTCGTCAGTGTCCATGCTTTGCTGCAGACAGGGAATGTGATCCAGATGTTTGTAGAAATTGTTGGGTCAG TTGTGGTGATGGCACTGGTAGTCTTGGGGTTCCTCCACAAAGAGGTGACAATTATGAATGCAGAAATATGAAGCTTCTTCTGAAACAGCAACAAAGG GTCTTGCTTGGAAGATCAGATGTTTCTGGATGGGGAGCTTTTTTGAAG AATAATGTTGGCAAGCATGAATACCTTGGTGAGTACACTGGAGAGCTGATCTCCCATAGGGAAGCAGATAAGCGTGGAAAGATATATGACCGTGAAAATTCATCATTTCTATTCAATCTGAATGATCAG TTTGTTCTTGATGCATACCGAAAAGGTGACAAATTGAAGTTCGCCAACCATTCTCCTGAGCCTAATTGCTATGCCAAG GTCATTATGGTTGCAGGGGATCACCGTGTGGGTATATTTGCCAAAGAACGAATCAATGCAGGAGAGGAACTATTCTATGACTACCGTTACGAGCCAGACAGAGCTCCTGCCTGGGCTAGAAAACCCGAGGCATCTGGGTCCAAAAAAGAGGATGGTGCTCCTTCGAGCGGACGAGCTAAGAAACTTGCTTAA
- the LOC107914321 gene encoding histone-lysine N-methyltransferase CLF isoform X4 produces MFHTPRNQRMTEDQSVVGRRRIYYDQNGGEALICSDSEEELIEEDEEKKDFVESEDFILRMTIKEVGLSDPVLESLAQCLSRSPADVKARYETLMKEEDTGASKNRDTEEQNWNSFLDKDLEAALDSFDNLFCRRCLVFDCRLHGCSQDLIFPADKQTPWNRTDDENAPCGLHCYRLVLKSERNDTVRSPMNPEDKSNSSSDGIAAQISSSKKSAGPSTRRKAKSSQSESASSNAKNLSESSDSEIRPRHEDSSPIPQLSPSKNKIAGKSGILKRNSKRVAERVLICMRKRQKKMEASESESLVSGGVSPADMRLRSNPRKENEDATSSSQKDVKSSNTGRSRRKDWPLNGVQGEIPYSETVNDLAQTSSNGCLRNEEFVDENLCKQELSDDKSWKAIEKGLFDKGLEIFGRNSCLIARNLLNGLKTCWEVFLYMTCSDNKLACHAADGVLSLLEGCSKFDLNGAVGNNEVRRRSRFLRRRGRVRRLKYTWKSAAYHSIRKRITERKDQPCRQYNPCSCQTACGKQCSCLLNGTCCEKYCGCPKSCKNRFRGCHCAKSQCRSRQCPCFAADRECDPDVCRNCWVSCGDGTGSLGVPPQRGDNYECRNMKLLLKQQQRVLLGRSDVSGWGAFLKNNVGKHEYLGEYTGELISHREADKRGKIYDRENSSFLFNLNDQFVLDAYRKGDKLKFANHSPEPNCYAKVIMVAGDHRVGIFAKERINAGEELFYDYRYEPDRAPAWARKPEASGSKKEDGAPSSGRAKKLA; encoded by the exons ATGTTTCACACACCTAG AAATCAAAGAATGACAGAGGATCAATCAGTGGTGGGTAGAAGGAGAATATACTATGATCAGAATGGTGGTGAAGCACTTATCTGCAGCGACAGTGAGGAGGAACTAATtgaggaagatgaagaaaagaaagattttgTTGAATCTGAAGACTTTATTCTCCG AATGACTATCAAGGAAGTTGGTTTGTCTGATCCGGTGCTGGAATCACTAGCACAGTGTTTGTCTAGAAGTCCAGCTGATGTCAAG GCAAGATACGAAACTCTTATGAAGGAGGAGGACACTGGGGCCTCTAAGAATAGGGATACTGAAGAACAAAATTGGAATTCCTTTCTTGATAAGGATCTTGAAGCAGCTCTTGATTCTTTTGACAATTTATTTTGTAGACGGTGCCTT GTCTTTGATTGCAGATTACATGGATGTTCTCAGGACCTAATATTTCCT GCTGATAAACAAACTCCATGGAATCGTACAGATGATGAGAATGCACCATGTGGTCTGCATTGCTATCGTTTG GTACTTAAGTCAGAAAGAAATGACACAGTTAGGTCTCCAATGAATCCTGAAGACAAGTCAAATTCTTCATCTGATGGTATTGCGGCACAGATATCATCTAGTAAGAAATCTGCTGGTCCATCTACTAGGAGGAAGGCAAAGTCAAGCCAAAGTGAAAGTGCTTCATCCAATGCTAAAAATCTTTCAGAAAGTAGTGACTCGGAGATAAGACCCAGGCATGAGGATTCCTCACCTATTCCTCAGTTATCACCTTCTAAGAATAAAATTGCTGGAAAATCTGGCATTCTCAAGAGAAATAGCAAGCGAGTAGCTGAACGAGTTTTAATTTGCATGCGCAAGAGGCAGAAGAAGATGGAAGCTTCTGAATCTGAATCTCTTGTGAGTGGAGGTGTTTCGCCTGCAGATATGAGACTCAGGTCTAATCCacgaaaagaaaatgaagatgcTACGTCTTCTTCGCAAAAGGATGTGAAATCCTCAAATACAGGAAGGTCTAGGAGGAAAGATTGGCCATTAAATGGAGTGCAAGGAGAAATACCCTATAGTGAGACCGTTAATGATCTGGCTCAGACTAGTAGCAATGGTTGCCTGAGAAATGAAGAGTTTGTGGACGAAAATTTATGTAAACAAGAACTAAGTGATGATAAATCTTGGAAAGCTATTGAAAAAGGTCTTTTTGATAAAGGTCTGGAGATTTTTGGTAGGAACAG CTGTTTGATTGCCAGAAATCTTTTAAACGGATTGAAGACATGTTGGGAAGTTTTCCTATACATGACCTGCTCTGACAATAAGCTGGCTTGCCATGCAGCTGATGGTGTTTTATCTCTTCTTGAAGGGTGTTCCAAATTTGACCTTAATGGAGCTGTG GGAAATAATGAAGTAAGACGGAGATCAAGATTCTTACGTAGAAGAGGTAGAGTCCGTCGTTTGAAATATACCTGGAAATCAGCTGCATATCACTCAATCAGGAAAAGGATTACTGAGAGGAAAGATCAGCCATGCCGGCAGTATAATCCGTGCAGCTGTCAAACTGCTTGCGGAAAGCAATGTTCTTGCCTTTTAAATGGAACATGCTGTGAAAAATACTGCGG ATGTCCTAAGAGTTGCAAGAATCGATTTAGAGGTTGTCATTGTGCTAAAAGTCAATGCCGAAGTCGTCAGTGTCCATGCTTTGCTGCAGACAGGGAATGTGATCCAGATGTTTGTAGAAATTGTTGGGTCAG TTGTGGTGATGGCACTGGTAGTCTTGGGGTTCCTCCACAAAGAGGTGACAATTATGAATGCAGAAATATGAAGCTTCTTCTGAAACAGCAACAAAGG GTCTTGCTTGGAAGATCAGATGTTTCTGGATGGGGAGCTTTTTTGAAG AATAATGTTGGCAAGCATGAATACCTTGGTGAGTACACTGGAGAGCTGATCTCCCATAGGGAAGCAGATAAGCGTGGAAAGATATATGACCGTGAAAATTCATCATTTCTATTCAATCTGAATGATCAG TTTGTTCTTGATGCATACCGAAAAGGTGACAAATTGAAGTTCGCCAACCATTCTCCTGAGCCTAATTGCTATGCCAAG GTCATTATGGTTGCAGGGGATCACCGTGTGGGTATATTTGCCAAAGAACGAATCAATGCAGGAGAGGAACTATTCTATGACTACCGTTACGAGCCAGACAGAGCTCCTGCCTGGGCTAGAAAACCCGAGGCATCTGGGTCCAAAAAAGAGGATGGTGCTCCTTCGAGCGGACGAGCTAAGAAACTTGCTTAA
- the LOC107914321 gene encoding histone-lysine N-methyltransferase CLF isoform X3, with product MFHTPRNQRMTEDQSVVGRRRIYYDQNGGEALICSDSEEELIEEDEEKKDFVESEDFILRMTIKEVGLSDPVLESLAQCLSRSPADVKARYETLMKEEDTGASKNRDTEEQNWNSFLDKDLEAALDSFDNLFCRRCLVFDCRLHGCSQDLIFPADKQTPWNRTDDENAPCGLHCYRLVLKSERNDTVRSPMNPEDKSNSSSDGIAAQISSSKKSAGPSTRRKAKSSQSESASSNAKNLSESSDSEIRPRHEDSSPIPQLSPSKNKIAGKSGILKRNSKRVAERVLICMRKRQKKMEASESESLVSGGVSPADMRLRSNPRKENEDATSSSQKDVKSSNTGRSRRKDWPLNGVQGEIPYSETVNDLAQTSSNGCLRNEEFVDENLCKQELSDDKSWKAIEKGLFDKGLEIFGRNRQQSGLMVQELLYIVCGSPSLCNCLIARNLLNGLKTCWEVFLYMTCSDNKLACHAADGVLSLLEGCSKFDLNGAVGNNEVRRRSRFLRRRGRVRRLKYTWKSAAYHSIRKRITERKDQPCRQYNPCSCQTACGKQCSCLLNGTCCEKYCGCPKSCKNRFRGCHCAKSQCRSRQCPCFAADRECDPDVCRNCWVSCGDGTGSLGVPPQRGDNYECRNMKLLLKQQQRVLLGRSDVSGWGAFLKNNVGKHEYLGEYTGELISHREADKRGKIYDRENSSFLFNLNDQFVLDAYRKGDKLKFANHSPEPNCYAKVIMVAGDHRVGIFAKERINAGEELFYDYRYEPDRAPAWARKPEASGSKKEDGAPSSGRAKKLA from the exons ATGTTTCACACACCTAG AAATCAAAGAATGACAGAGGATCAATCAGTGGTGGGTAGAAGGAGAATATACTATGATCAGAATGGTGGTGAAGCACTTATCTGCAGCGACAGTGAGGAGGAACTAATtgaggaagatgaagaaaagaaagattttgTTGAATCTGAAGACTTTATTCTCCG AATGACTATCAAGGAAGTTGGTTTGTCTGATCCGGTGCTGGAATCACTAGCACAGTGTTTGTCTAGAAGTCCAGCTGATGTCAAG GCAAGATACGAAACTCTTATGAAGGAGGAGGACACTGGGGCCTCTAAGAATAGGGATACTGAAGAACAAAATTGGAATTCCTTTCTTGATAAGGATCTTGAAGCAGCTCTTGATTCTTTTGACAATTTATTTTGTAGACGGTGCCTT GTCTTTGATTGCAGATTACATGGATGTTCTCAGGACCTAATATTTCCT GCTGATAAACAAACTCCATGGAATCGTACAGATGATGAGAATGCACCATGTGGTCTGCATTGCTATCGTTTG GTACTTAAGTCAGAAAGAAATGACACAGTTAGGTCTCCAATGAATCCTGAAGACAAGTCAAATTCTTCATCTGATGGTATTGCGGCACAGATATCATCTAGTAAGAAATCTGCTGGTCCATCTACTAGGAGGAAGGCAAAGTCAAGCCAAAGTGAAAGTGCTTCATCCAATGCTAAAAATCTTTCAGAAAGTAGTGACTCGGAGATAAGACCCAGGCATGAGGATTCCTCACCTATTCCTCAGTTATCACCTTCTAAGAATAAAATTGCTGGAAAATCTGGCATTCTCAAGAGAAATAGCAAGCGAGTAGCTGAACGAGTTTTAATTTGCATGCGCAAGAGGCAGAAGAAGATGGAAGCTTCTGAATCTGAATCTCTTGTGAGTGGAGGTGTTTCGCCTGCAGATATGAGACTCAGGTCTAATCCacgaaaagaaaatgaagatgcTACGTCTTCTTCGCAAAAGGATGTGAAATCCTCAAATACAGGAAGGTCTAGGAGGAAAGATTGGCCATTAAATGGAGTGCAAGGAGAAATACCCTATAGTGAGACCGTTAATGATCTGGCTCAGACTAGTAGCAATGGTTGCCTGAGAAATGAAGAGTTTGTGGACGAAAATTTATGTAAACAAGAACTAAGTGATGATAAATCTTGGAAAGCTATTGAAAAAGGTCTTTTTGATAAAGGTCTGGAGATTTTTGGTAGGAACAG ACAACAATCAGGACTCATGGTCCAAGAGTTACTTTATATAGTTTGTGGATCGCCCTCTCTTTGCAA CTGTTTGATTGCCAGAAATCTTTTAAACGGATTGAAGACATGTTGGGAAGTTTTCCTATACATGACCTGCTCTGACAATAAGCTGGCTTGCCATGCAGCTGATGGTGTTTTATCTCTTCTTGAAGGGTGTTCCAAATTTGACCTTAATGGAGCTGTG GGAAATAATGAAGTAAGACGGAGATCAAGATTCTTACGTAGAAGAGGTAGAGTCCGTCGTTTGAAATATACCTGGAAATCAGCTGCATATCACTCAATCAGGAAAAGGATTACTGAGAGGAAAGATCAGCCATGCCGGCAGTATAATCCGTGCAGCTGTCAAACTGCTTGCGGAAAGCAATGTTCTTGCCTTTTAAATGGAACATGCTGTGAAAAATACTGCGG ATGTCCTAAGAGTTGCAAGAATCGATTTAGAGGTTGTCATTGTGCTAAAAGTCAATGCCGAAGTCGTCAGTGTCCATGCTTTGCTGCAGACAGGGAATGTGATCCAGATGTTTGTAGAAATTGTTGGGTCAG TTGTGGTGATGGCACTGGTAGTCTTGGGGTTCCTCCACAAAGAGGTGACAATTATGAATGCAGAAATATGAAGCTTCTTCTGAAACAGCAACAAAGG GTCTTGCTTGGAAGATCAGATGTTTCTGGATGGGGAGCTTTTTTGAAG AATAATGTTGGCAAGCATGAATACCTTGGTGAGTACACTGGAGAGCTGATCTCCCATAGGGAAGCAGATAAGCGTGGAAAGATATATGACCGTGAAAATTCATCATTTCTATTCAATCTGAATGATCAG TTTGTTCTTGATGCATACCGAAAAGGTGACAAATTGAAGTTCGCCAACCATTCTCCTGAGCCTAATTGCTATGCCAAG GTCATTATGGTTGCAGGGGATCACCGTGTGGGTATATTTGCCAAAGAACGAATCAATGCAGGAGAGGAACTATTCTATGACTACCGTTACGAGCCAGACAGAGCTCCTGCCTGGGCTAGAAAACCCGAGGCATCTGGGTCCAAAAAAGAGGATGGTGCTCCTTCGAGCGGACGAGCTAAGAAACTTGCTTAA